Part of the uncultured Tolumonas sp. genome is shown below.
GGTTTTTAATTTATTGTAAATTGGTTTTATTTTTAGAATAAAACCAATTTACATAGCTAGATCCTATTCATTAATGTTTTTAATCTTCTGAAGTATATGTTCAGAGTGTGTACCATAAATCGCTTGAATCCCATTCCCTGCAATTACAACAGCAGTTGCACCACTTTCTTTCAATAGATCTTGATTGACTTTTTTAGGGTCGATTACTGAAAATCTAAGTCTGGTGATACATGCTCCGTAATTTGAGATGTTTTCTTTTCCGCCAAACCCTAAAACAATATTTTTAATGTTTTCATCACTCAACAGATCTAATTGATTTCGTTTCGATTCAGTTCTACCTGGAGTTTTTATGTCGAAAGTTACGATGACTAATCTGAATACGATGAAATAAACAACAAAGTATATGGAACCAATAATTGGGATAAGTTTTGCGTTTGTTGATAGAGGATAAAGAGCAATATAATCAAACAGTCCTTGGGAGAAGGATGTTGAATATTTTACTCCTAATATTTCCATAACGGCATATCCACTACCTGCAAGGATGGCGTGAATAATATACAACAATGGAGAAGTAAGCATGAATGTAAATTCAATTGGCTCAGTTATCCCAGATACAAAAGCTGTAATGGCGGCAATTAACATGCCTATTCCAATTTTGTTTCTAGAATCTTTATTCGCGGATCTCCAAATTGCAACAGCAGCGCCTGGAAGACCAAACATCTTAAACATATAGCCACCGGCCATATGACCAGCAGTTGGATCTCCTGCTAAAAATCTTGGCAATTCACCATGTAACACATGACCAGAAGCCGTAGTGAAATCTCCAAAGCCAAGCATAAATGGCGTATTCCATATATGGTGAAGACCTAATGGAATTAGTAATCTTTCGACTAATCCGTATATGGCAAAAGTTATTGCAGGATATTTATAAACAACAGAAGAATTAAAGTTATTTAAAAAGGATAAAATAGTTGGCCATACATGTGCAAAACTTAGGCTTAGCGGTAATAAAAACAAGCCACAAATTATAGGGACTGAACGCTTACCAGAAAAAAATCCTAGAAATGATGGAAGTTCAACATCCTTAAATATATTGTAAATTATTGATGTATATACACCGACAACAATACCAGCCAAAATTGCAGGTTGTGCTGCATTCACTGCAATTGAAGTGGTTACTAAAAAGTTGAAAACAAAAAAACAAAATATATTACATACTACCGCAGTGGTGTCATTTTTCGTAAATTCAAGGACGATACCAACAGAAACTAAAAGTGGGATTAGCGATAGAATAATTCTAGCTGATTCTACATATAATGTTGAATTATATTCTGGAATATAGGTTGTAATTAAATAATTCGCAAAGATTATTAACGCAGTAACTGGTAGCACACATAATGGGACTACTTGAGCTCTACCTAACCTTTGTAGTATAGGAAATAATTGTTTCATTTTCACTCTCTATCAATGTAAGTTTCAGCAATCAATATATTCGTTTGGGAATGGTTGGAATCATAATCAAACTGCCCTAATGATTTAGGAAATTATTCATTTGTAAAATGGTTTATATCAATGGCTTATATCTGAATTGTCGATACCTTCGTTTGTTTTTATGTCTGCCACATGTAATTCATGTAAATCAATTTTTAAAAAAATCATTAAATTTCAATGTGTTAAATAAGAAATGGATTCAGATGTATTAATTTATCATGGCATTAATACTGTTCATTTTTGATAGGATTAGTAAGGGTTACACAAAAAACAAACAACATTTTATTCAATATATGAACAATTGATCACAAATTCATTCTTTATTTGTTGAATGTTTATTTTTGTTTTGTAATATGAATACCAGAGACAATCATTTAGTTTTTAATAAAATTACTATTGATGTCCTTAGTTAATTATTTTATGTGTTAATGGAGGAGTTATGTTTGATAATTATCTCATTCGTCCGGGAAGTTTGAAAAACGAAACGGTGAATGGCGAAGTGGTTGGTTTTTCACTTGCGGTTAGACATGCAAATTATCGTGGATGCTTTCTTTCTCTACATAATGGTTATTACTTATCAATTGATGGTATCGAATACCCTAATGCGCTTCAAACCTTTGAAATCAACGGAAAAGAACCACGTTGCTATGAAGAACTAGCACACGCAGTCTATGAACACTGGGATTATGGCGACGACGGTATTCTGCATGTATCGTTGCCTGGCGGTTTACAACCAGGAAAGCATGCCGTGTTATTTCAACAATCAGTTCTTGCTGCTTATGGCTATTTGCCTACGGATGAAGAATGGGTGAAAAATCCCCCAGTTCCGGGCAAAGGTGCAGGATCTGATAAAACGCCACACGTGGTGAAATACGAACTGATTGTTGAATAAGGGGAATTAGAATGAAACGCGGTGTATCACTTTATAGCTATCAGCAATCTCAATTCTTTAAAGAATCAAATTTAGCGTCACAACTTAACGAAGTTGCAAATAATTTATATGGTGCTGACGGTATTGAACTGATTGATGAGATGTCGATCAAATACCCCGTGCCTGACAAAGCATTTATGCAGCGCTGGTATCAATTAATTGATATGCATGGCGTTAAACCAGTTGCCATGGATGTGAGTATGGATGTGTTGCAATTTCGTACTCATGTCATGGATCACGAAGAATGTGCTGAACGCCTGAGAAGCGACATTAAACTGGCTAAAATGCTAGGATTCAGCATTGTCCGAGTATTATCTACAGTTCCACTGGACGTTATGGTGAGAGCGTTGCCGCTGGCAGAAGCTCTGGATATCCGTATCGGTAAAGAAGTTCACCAGCCTATGGCGCTAGAAGGTAAGCAGGTCAGCGAAATTGTTGAGTACTGTGAGAAAAACTCAACTCGTCATTTAGGTATTGTGCCTGACTTTGGTATCTTCGGCACGCGGCCTTCAGAAGCAATGTTGTCATGGTTTGAACGACGAGGTGCAAATCCTTTAGCTTCTGAGGCTGCGGTGAAACTTGCAAGTTTAGTGAAAACAGATCCATCAACTTTCAATGTCGCTAATCAGACCGCAGGTAATGTTCGTGCCGCATTCGGACGTTTTATTGCTACGGGTGAATGTGAACAAGGTTTAAAAACCTGTTTTAATGCAGTGAAGGCACTGGCGGAATCGACCATCGAAAAACCGCAGGCACTAGATTACACTGTTGTGGCGGAAGGACTAATGTTATCCAACACGTCAGCTGAGACTATGCGCGAGCTATGCCCGCACATTACTCATATCCACGCCAAGTTTAACAATATGTCTGAAATTCCTGGTAAGCCTGGACAATATCAAGATATTGCCATCGATTACGTTTCAGCTATTG
Proteins encoded:
- a CDS encoding DUF6379 domain-containing protein, with the translated sequence MFDNYLIRPGSLKNETVNGEVVGFSLAVRHANYRGCFLSLHNGYYLSIDGIEYPNALQTFEINGKEPRCYEELAHAVYEHWDYGDDGILHVSLPGGLQPGKHAVLFQQSVLAAYGYLPTDEEWVKNPPVPGKGAGSDKTPHVVKYELIVE
- a CDS encoding PTS transporter subunit EIIC: MKQLFPILQRLGRAQVVPLCVLPVTALIIFANYLITTYIPEYNSTLYVESARIILSLIPLLVSVGIVLEFTKNDTTAVVCNIFCFFVFNFLVTTSIAVNAAQPAILAGIVVGVYTSIIYNIFKDVELPSFLGFFSGKRSVPIICGLFLLPLSLSFAHVWPTILSFLNNFNSSVVYKYPAITFAIYGLVERLLIPLGLHHIWNTPFMLGFGDFTTASGHVLHGELPRFLAGDPTAGHMAGGYMFKMFGLPGAAVAIWRSANKDSRNKIGIGMLIAAITAFVSGITEPIEFTFMLTSPLLYIIHAILAGSGYAVMEILGVKYSTSFSQGLFDYIALYPLSTNAKLIPIIGSIYFVVYFIVFRLVIVTFDIKTPGRTESKRNQLDLLSDENIKNIVLGFGGKENISNYGACITRLRFSVIDPKKVNQDLLKESGATAVVIAGNGIQAIYGTHSEHILQKIKNINE